One region of Primulina tabacum isolate GXHZ01 chromosome 1, ASM2559414v2, whole genome shotgun sequence genomic DNA includes:
- the LOC142550497 gene encoding transcription factor bHLH62: MMDTEYFINVGITSPQPLDFETITPMAWNALNSEVEQSLLTHGSSVDQYSHFESAFSSMLSSPSPSTSGLSTDAFVLQELIGKLGGGARNSGLLPPSATTVMAGGGYCHDVNANTSDSCYSTSLSSPPKLNFPILDQVHAPKLGYSVPLSPLPSFSTDPGFSERAAKFSCFGRWSFNGRTPPFAGINNAGLLPRASTPVMENGKLSRISSSPSLKQDESQLKSQELCQPRNETRAPINEFVSDFNEKSTVSDQIPVAETGSKLSNELNSRKRKPVPRGKSKEDGSTLAKGFEGDDDANIKRSKSAESGKIENGTAKPEEEAVDENEKQKTNQKPPEPPKDYIHVRARRGQATDSHSLAERVRREKISERMKLLQDLVPGCNKVTGKALMLDEIINYVQSLQRQVEFLSMKLASVNPVLDCNMENVPKQMYALDSSAPAFLNVHQLHNPTPNRQPSQNLSPGGFGFPGFGEGDLLSIFQMDQTCDLKVER, encoded by the exons ATGATGGACACCGAGTACTTCATAAATGTGGGGATCACATCTCCGCAGCCGCTGGATTTTGAAACCATTACGCCAATGGCTTGGAATGCGCTCAATTCCGAGGTGGAGCAATCTTTGTTGACTCACGGTTCCTCGGTCGACCAATATTCGCATTTTGAGTCAGCTTTCAGCTCAATGTTGTCTTCCCCATCGCCGTCCACCTCTGGATTGTCAACTGACGCTTTCGTCCTCCAAGAATTGATCGGGAAACTGGGCGGCGGAGCTCGGAACTCCGGCCTCTTACCACCGTCTGCGACCACCGTCATGGCGGGGGGTGGTTATTGTCATGATGTTAATGCTAACACTAGTGATTCTTGTTACAGTACTTCTTTAAGTTCTCCTCCGAAGTTGAATTTTCCAATTCTTGATCAAGTACACGCCCCCAAGTTGGGATATTCGGTGCCGCTGAGTCCTCTTCCTTCGTTTTCCACTGATCCTGGTTTTTCGGAAAGAGCTGCCAAGTTTTCTTGCTTCGGCAGATGGAGTTTCAATGGGAGGACACCTCCATTTGCGGGGATAAACAATGCTGGATTGTTACCGAGAGCCAGTACTCCAGTGATGGAGAATGGAAAGCTATCCCGAATTTCTAGCAGCCCTTCTCTCAAGCAAGATGAGTCGCAGCTCAAAAGCCAGGAATTGTGCCAACCCAGGAACGAAACTAGAGCGCCAATTAACGAATTTGTCTCGGATTTTAACGAAAAATCCACCGTTTCTGATCAAATCCCAGTTGCAGAAACAGGTTCAAAACTCTCGAACGAgctgaattcaagaaaaaggaAACCAGTACCCAGGGGAAAATCAAAAGAAGATGGATCCACTTTAGCTAAG GGGTTCGAGGGCGACGATGATGCGAATATCAAGCGTTCAAAATCAGCAGAAAGCGGCAAAATCGAAAATGGCACTGCTAAACCAGAGGAGGAAGCCGTTGATGAAAATGAGAAACAAAAGACTAATCAAAAGCCACCTGAACCCCCAAAGGACTACATTCATGTCAGAGCAAGAAGGGGTCAAGCCACTGATAGCCACAGCTTAGCAGAAAGA GTCCGACGAGAGAAAATCAGCGAGAGAATGAAACTTCTCCAGGATCTTGTACCAGGTTGTAATAAG GTGACTGGAAAGGCACTGATGCTGGACGAAATCATAAATTATGTACAATCATTGCAACGTCAGGTCGAG TTCCTGTCGATGAAACTAGCCTCAGTAAATCCAGTTCTGGATTGTAACATGGAAAATGTGCCAAAACAAATGTACGCTTTGGACTCCTCTGCGCCAGCTTTCTTGAATGTACATCAATTGCATAATCCTACACCAAACAGGCAACCGAGCCAAAATTTAAGCCCTGGTGGATTTGGT TTCCCGGGATTCGGAGAAGGTGATCTGCTTAGCATTTTCCAGATGGATCAAACGTGTGATTTGAAAGTTGAGCGGTGA
- the LOC142519799 gene encoding uncharacterized protein LOC142519799: MYARMKRVTDPLDERVKARIVGRDEFDLGYVSSGSEHSAHDGDDVISLTLSGLFFGFNGDAGDLALDGTEVSEHNAERVSDSNGVNVDLIEPILRDQRDLFQEALLRHVMSALQVFACVKSSKQTTQRNVMAFLRNFGYNVAICKTNWDSSGGLSAGNHEFIDVIRTEQNMRYFIELDFASEFEIARPTESYDRILKCLPAIFVGTSDILKRILKVMSDGAKRSLKCRGLLLPPWRKHRFMQKKWLGNYRRTTNIFPASFSSPSPVNQRNSVKCRAVGFDAGVNGGCVLLPATARTR, from the coding sequence ATGTACGCGAGAATGAAGAGAGTGACTGACCCGTTGGATGAGAGGGTGAAGGCCAGGATCGTCGGCCGGGATGAATTTGATCTGGGTTACGTGAGCAGCGGGAGTGAACACAGCGCTCACGACGGGGATGACGTCATCTCGCTGACTCTCTCCGGTCTTTTCTTTGGTTTCAACGGTGACGCCGGGGATTTGGCTCTGGATGGTACTGAAGTCTCTGAGCATAATGCCGAACGTGTTTCTGATTCGAATGGCGTGAATGTGGATTTGATTGAGCCGATCCTGCGGGATCAGAGGGATTTGTTTCAGGAGGCGCTTTTGAGACATGTTATGAGTGCTCTGCAGGTGTTCGCATGCGTGAAATCTAGTAAACAGACTACGCAGAGAAATGTGATGGCGTTTTTGAGAAATTTCGGTTATAATGTGGCGATTTGCAAGACCAATTGGGACAGCTCCGGCGGTCTCTCTGCCGGAAACCATGAGTTCATCGACGTCATCCGGACGGAACAGAACATGAGATACTTCATCGAGTTGGATTTCGCTTCGGAATTTGAGATCGCGAGACCTACGGAGTCTTACGACCGTATACTGAAATGCTTACCGGCGATATTCGTGGGAACCAGCGATATTTTAAAGCGAATTCTCAAGGTCATGAGCGACGGTGCTAAAAGATCTCTGAAGTGCAGAGGCCTCCTCCTGCCGCCGTGGAGGAAACACCGCTTCATGCAGAAGAAATGGCTGGGAAACTACCGCCGGACAACCAATATCTTCCCGGCATCGTTTTCCTCTCCTTCTCCGGTGAACCAACGTAACTCAGTGAAGTGCCGTGCCGTCGGTTTCGACGCCGGTGTCAACGGCGGATGTGTGCTGTTACCCGCGACAGCCCGTACCCGTTGA
- the LOC142550486 gene encoding U-box domain-containing protein 9-like, protein MAKSGVFEKDPTMVEKAMELKKELQKLVRAMVDEDDVNLDAIDRAQQMLCDLKELKLKKSVSLKLHYQRFDNGAVPEEFKCPLSKELVRDPVIVATGQTYDRPFIQKWLKSGNRTCPITHQVLSHTILTPNHLIRDMIAQWCKDHGIKMPDSVQYTDEEVLTEADRVHFIYLLEKMSSSASDQKEAAKELRLLTKRMPSFRALFCESVDFIPQLLSPLSKSKSQTEFHLELQEDLITTLLNLSIHDNNKKLVAETPVVIPLLMDALRSGTIETRSNAAAALFTLSALDSNKELIGKSGALKPLIDLLNEEHSLTLRDTASAIFNLCIIHENKLRAVRDGAVRAILKKIKSRMHVDELLSILAMLATNQKAIEEMAELGAVPCLLSIIRETSCARNKENCIAILYTICLSYRSKWKEIKDEENVFGTISHLAQNGTSRAKRKAGGILEKLNRAINLTHTS, encoded by the exons ATGGCGAAGAGTGGTGTGTTTGAGAAGGATCCGACGATGGTGGAGAAGGCAATGGAATTAAAGAAAGAATTGCAGAAATTGGTGAGGGCGATGGTGGATGAGGATGATGTTAATTTAGATGCAATCGACAGAGCCCAACAAATGCTTTGTGATTTGAAGGAACTGAAATTGAAGAAATCCGTTTCTTTGAAGCTTCACTATCAACGATTCGATAATGGGGCTGTGCCGGAGGAGTTTAAGTGCCCACTTTCGAAGGAACTCGTGAGGGATCCTGTGATTGTTGCCACTGGACAG ACCTATGATCGGCCCTTTATTCAGAAATGGCTGAAATCTGGGAATCGGACATGCCCTATTACTCATCAAGTACTCTCACACACTATACTGACGCCCAATCATTTGATCCGAGATATGATAGCACAATGGTGCAAGGATCATGGGATCAAAATGCCAGACTCTGTTCAGTATACCGATGAGGAGGTGTTGACCGAAGCTGATCGAGTTCATTTCATCTATTTGCTCGAGAAAATGTCTTCTTCGGCATCTGACCAAAAAGAAGCCGCCAAAGAATTGCGATTGTTGACCAAACGAATGCCTTCATTCAGGGCACTTTTCTGTGAATCTGTTGATTTCATACCTCAGTTGCTATCTCCACTCTCCAAAAGCAAGTCCCAGACCGAGTTTCATTTGGAACTCCAAGAAGATTTGATCACCACCCTTTTGAATCTCTCAATTCATGACAACAACAAGAAACTTGTTGCCGAAACGCCTGTGGTGATTCCTCTCCTCATGGATGCATTGAGGTCCGGAACAATAGAAACAAGGAGCAATGCAGCTGCAGCCCTTTTCACATTGTCCGCCCTCGACTCGAATAAGGAGTTGATCGGAAAATCGGGTGCCTTAAAACCTCTAATCGATCTATTAAATGAAGAGCATTCCTTAACTTTGAGGGATACTGCTTCAGCCATTTTCAATCTGTGCATCATTCATGAGAATAAGTTGAGAGCCGTGAGAGATGGTGCGGTACGAGCAATCTTGAAAAAGATCAAGAGTAGAATGCACGTTGATGAGTTACTCTCCATCCTCGCTATGCTAGCGACCAATCAAAAAGCGATAGAGGAGATGGCAGAACTCGGGGCCGTCCCATGCTTGCTCAGCATAATCAGGGAGACGTCTTGCGCTAGAAATAAGGAGAATTGCATCGCCATCCTGTACACCATATGTTTGAGTTATCGATCCAAGTGGAAAGAAATAAAAGACGAAGAGAATGTGTTCGGTACAATATCACATCTTGCTCAAAATGGAACTTCGAGGGCCAAAAGAAAAGCCGGTGGCATACTCGAGAAACTAAACAGGGCCATCAATCTCACCCATACATCATGA